The Streptomyces sp. ALI-76-A nucleotide sequence GTGGGGCTCGACAACTACGCGGAGCTCATCGACGACCCGCTGTTCCGCACCGCGCTGCGCAACGTCGGACTGCTGGTGCTGCTGCTGCCGGTCGCGGTCGCGATCCCGGGACTGCTCGCCACCTTCATCTACCTGCGGGTGCCGGGACACCGGTTCTTCCGGAGCGTCTACTTCTTCCCGGCTGTGCTCTCACCGGTGATCGTCGGCGCGATCTTCAACCTGCTCCTGGCCTTCGACGGTCCGCTGAACGCCGTGCTCGGCGGCTCAGGGGTCGGCCCGGTGGACTGGCTCGGCGATCCCGACGTAGCCATCTTCGCCGTCGTCGGCGTGCACATCTGGGCGACGTCAGGGATGGCGCTGGTGGTGTTCCTGGCCGGGTTCGCGACCCTGGACTCCGCACTTCTGGACGCCGCCCGGGTCGACGGCGCCTCGCTCGCGCGGATGATCTGGCACGTCATCGTCCCGGGTCTGGCCCGCACCATCCGGTTCGTCGTCGTCACCACGACGATAGGGATGCTGACCTCGATGTTCGGGCTGCTCTACGTCATGACCAGTGGTGGCCCGGAAGGGTCGACCTACCTGCCGGAGTACTACATCTGGGTCCAACAGGGGCAGATGAGCCGCCCGGCGCTCGCGTCGGCCGCGTCCACGGTCCTCTTCCTCATCATGCTGGCCGTGGGCCTGCTACAGGTCGGCCTGCTGCGCCGGGCGGGGAGGGAGGACTGATGTCTCGCCTGGGGCCGAGCAGATGGCTGGTCGCCGTGCCGATGGTGCTCCTCGCCCTGGCGACGATCTACCCGCTGCTGTTCACCGCCAACGTCGCGATGAAGACCCGCCGGGAGTACATCCTCGACCGGTTCTCCCTGGCAAGCACTCTCCAGTGGGACAACCTGAGCACCGCGTGGAACAGCGTCGGCATGGGGCGGTACTTCCTCAACTCCGTGATCGTGGTGGCCTGCGCCGTAGCGCTGTTACTGCTCATCGGGTCCATGGCCGGGTTCGCGCTGGCCCAGGTGCCCTTCCGTGGCTCGTCCGCGCTGGCCCTGGTCTGCCTCGCGGCACTGTTCATCCCGTTCCAGGTGATCATGGTGCCGCTCGCCAGGATCATGGCCGACGGCGGTCTCATCGACACCTATCCGGGGCTGATCCTCGCCTACGTCGCGCAGTTCCTGCCATTCACCGTCTTCTTGATGACGAGCTACTACCGAGCGGTGCCCACCGAGCTCGTCGACGCCGCACGGATCGACGGAAACACCCTGTACGGCGTCTACCGGCGCATCATGCTGCCGATGGGTGCTCCGGCACTGCTGTCGGTGGGCATCCTCGACGCGCTGTTCTGCTGGAACGACGTGCTCATCTCGCTGCTGATGATGCCGTCGGCCGACCATCGCACCCTGATGGTGGGCATCACCT carries:
- a CDS encoding sugar ABC transporter permease; this encodes MLRLWPLGLGVSFSFTGDGERNGATVGLDNYAELIDDPLFRTALRNVGLLVLLLPVAVAIPGLLATFIYLRVPGHRFFRSVYFFPAVLSPVIVGAIFNLLLAFDGPLNAVLGGSGVGPVDWLGDPDVAIFAVVGVHIWATSGMALVVFLAGFATLDSALLDAARVDGASLARMIWHVIVPGLARTIRFVVVTTTIGMLTSMFGLLYVMTSGGPEGSTYLPEYYIWVQQGQMSRPALASAASTVLFLIMLAVGLLQVGLLRRAGRED
- a CDS encoding carbohydrate ABC transporter permease, which translates into the protein MSRLGPSRWLVAVPMVLLALATIYPLLFTANVAMKTRREYILDRFSLASTLQWDNLSTAWNSVGMGRYFLNSVIVVACAVALLLLIGSMAGFALAQVPFRGSSALALVCLAALFIPFQVIMVPLARIMADGGLIDTYPGLILAYVAQFLPFTVFLMTSYYRAVPTELVDAARIDGNTLYGVYRRIMLPMGAPALLSVGILDALFCWNDVLISLLMMPSADHRTLMVGITSLRGQYSADIPTFAAGVLIAGLPVLVTYLFLQRQIADSVTAGATKG